The Oenanthe melanoleuca isolate GR-GAL-2019-014 chromosome 15, OMel1.0, whole genome shotgun sequence genome contains a region encoding:
- the LOC130259611 gene encoding carbonic anhydrase 15-like isoform X1, whose translation MSPTGLGITFLTLPLVVRAAAGGRWCYDSQDPQCGPSHWKELKAMCGGDKQSPVNIDRRRLQRDGGLGDILFEGYDQAPPGKWRLTNNGHTVMLTLASESASEHITISGGGLPGRYGVIQLHFHWGSPAQNGSEHTLDGHQLPMEMHIVHMNAKYQTLAEAKGHPNGLAVLGFFFQVSETTNTNYNTIVAGLRNVSHAGDSVDLASTFRLSTLLPHAGRLSGYYRYQGSLTTPDCSEAVLWTVFEEPVEIGQQQLKAFVSTLHFPLEGSMLLKMINNFRPPQPLHSRKIFASRGATASGRSLHRGHHQLLLSLLLLALLSLFLPAP comes from the exons ATGAGCCCCACCGGGCTCGGCATAACTTTCCTGACGCTGCCCCTCGTCGTGCGAGCGGCCGCGGGAG GACGGTGGTGTTATGACTCACAGGACCCCCAATGCG ggCCCAGCCACTGGAAGGAGCTGAAAGCCATGTGCGGTGGCGACAAGCAGTCCCCTGTGAACATCGACAGGCGCCGGCTGCAACGTGATGGTGGCCTCGGGGACATCCTCTTCGAGGGGTACGACCAGGCTCCCCCTGGCAAGTGGAGGCTGACAAACAATGGGCACACAG TGATGCTGACCCTGGCGAGTGAATCGGCCTCTGAGCACATCACCATCAGTGGCGGGGGCCTCCCGGGCAGGTACGGTGTGATCCAGCTCCACTTCCACTGGGGCAGCCCGGCCCAGAATGGTTCCGAGCACACCCTCGATGGGCACCAGCTCCCCATGGAG ATGCACATCGTCCACATGAATGCCAAGTACCAGACACTGGCAGAGGCCAAGGGGCACCCCAATGGGCTGGCTGTCCTCGGTTTCTTCTTCCAG GTCTCTGAAACCACAAACACCAACTACAACACCATCGTGGCGGGGCTGAGGAATGTCTCCCATGCTG GGGACTCTGTGGATTTGGCCTCCACGTTCCGGCTGAGCACGCTGCTGCCGCATGCCGGCCGGCTCTCGGGCTACTACCGCTACCAGGGCTCCCTCACCACCCCCGACTGCAGCGAGGCTGTCCTCTGGACTGTGTTTGAGGAGCCTGTGGAGATTGGCCAGCAGCAG ctgaaGGCATTCGTCAGCACCCTCCACTTCCCACTTGAGGGATCCATGCTCCTAAAAATGATCAACAACTTCCGCCCACCGCAGCCCCTCCACAGCAGGAAGATCTTTGCCTCCCGGGGGGCCACAGCCAGTGGTAGGTCCCTGCACAGGGGCCACCACCAGCTCCTCTTGTCCCTGCTCCTCTtggccctgctcagcctcttCTTACCAGCCCCGTAG
- the LOC130259611 gene encoding carbonic anhydrase 15-like isoform X2, with translation MCGGDKQSPVNIDRRRLQRDGGLGDILFEGYDQAPPGKWRLTNNGHTVMLTLASESASEHITISGGGLPGRYGVIQLHFHWGSPAQNGSEHTLDGHQLPMEMHIVHMNAKYQTLAEAKGHPNGLAVLGFFFQVSETTNTNYNTIVAGLRNVSHAGDSVDLASTFRLSTLLPHAGRLSGYYRYQGSLTTPDCSEAVLWTVFEEPVEIGQQQLKAFVSTLHFPLEGSMLLKMINNFRPPQPLHSRKIFASRGATASGRSLHRGHHQLLLSLLLLALLSLFLPAP, from the exons ATGTGCGGTGGCGACAAGCAGTCCCCTGTGAACATCGACAGGCGCCGGCTGCAACGTGATGGTGGCCTCGGGGACATCCTCTTCGAGGGGTACGACCAGGCTCCCCCTGGCAAGTGGAGGCTGACAAACAATGGGCACACAG TGATGCTGACCCTGGCGAGTGAATCGGCCTCTGAGCACATCACCATCAGTGGCGGGGGCCTCCCGGGCAGGTACGGTGTGATCCAGCTCCACTTCCACTGGGGCAGCCCGGCCCAGAATGGTTCCGAGCACACCCTCGATGGGCACCAGCTCCCCATGGAG ATGCACATCGTCCACATGAATGCCAAGTACCAGACACTGGCAGAGGCCAAGGGGCACCCCAATGGGCTGGCTGTCCTCGGTTTCTTCTTCCAG GTCTCTGAAACCACAAACACCAACTACAACACCATCGTGGCGGGGCTGAGGAATGTCTCCCATGCTG GGGACTCTGTGGATTTGGCCTCCACGTTCCGGCTGAGCACGCTGCTGCCGCATGCCGGCCGGCTCTCGGGCTACTACCGCTACCAGGGCTCCCTCACCACCCCCGACTGCAGCGAGGCTGTCCTCTGGACTGTGTTTGAGGAGCCTGTGGAGATTGGCCAGCAGCAG ctgaaGGCATTCGTCAGCACCCTCCACTTCCCACTTGAGGGATCCATGCTCCTAAAAATGATCAACAACTTCCGCCCACCGCAGCCCCTCCACAGCAGGAAGATCTTTGCCTCCCGGGGGGCCACAGCCAGTGGTAGGTCCCTGCACAGGGGCCACCACCAGCTCCTCTTGTCCCTGCTCCTCTtggccctgctcagcctcttCTTACCAGCCCCGTAG